Proteins found in one Subtercola endophyticus genomic segment:
- a CDS encoding M20/M25/M40 family metallo-hydrolase, translating into MTSTTENSLDRTARITRDLIRFDTSNYGDGKSNGETIAAEYVEAELTALGLHPHLFDSAPTRTSVVARVEGANPDAPALVVHGHLDVVPAIADDWSVDPFGGDIRDGMIWGRGAVDMKNMDAMILTALGEILGSGKQPARDLVIAFFADEEAGGVFGSHYMVREHPEVFEGATEAISEVGGYSIDLDGKRAYLVQTGEKALIWIKLIAHGRAGHGSQINTENAITRLAAAVARIGSQEWPVKLTKTTRQLLDAVAEILGQDPKQVSAEELAIATGTASRFISATLRTVTNPTLLSGGYKVNVIPDRAEAMIDVRVLPGDEVEVMARIRELAGDDIEIEIMHEDVGLETDFEGPLVDQMISSLHRLDPGAEVLPYLLSAGTDNKALSLLGIKGYGFAPLQLPAELDFPALFHGVDERVPLDALVFGTDVLTDLLLRY; encoded by the coding sequence ATGACCTCGACGACCGAGAACTCCCTTGACCGAACCGCCCGCATCACGCGCGATCTGATCCGGTTCGACACGAGCAACTACGGCGACGGCAAGTCCAACGGCGAGACCATCGCGGCCGAATACGTCGAGGCCGAACTCACGGCCTTGGGCCTGCACCCGCACTTGTTCGACTCGGCCCCGACCCGCACCAGCGTCGTCGCGCGAGTCGAGGGCGCGAATCCGGATGCCCCTGCCCTCGTCGTGCACGGCCACCTCGACGTCGTTCCGGCCATCGCCGACGACTGGTCGGTCGATCCCTTCGGCGGCGACATTCGCGACGGAATGATCTGGGGCCGCGGAGCCGTCGACATGAAGAACATGGATGCGATGATCCTCACCGCTCTCGGCGAGATTCTCGGCAGCGGCAAGCAACCCGCGAGAGACCTGGTCATTGCGTTCTTCGCCGACGAAGAGGCCGGGGGAGTGTTCGGTTCGCACTACATGGTGCGCGAGCATCCGGAGGTTTTCGAAGGCGCGACCGAAGCGATCAGCGAGGTGGGCGGGTACTCGATCGATCTCGACGGAAAACGCGCCTATCTCGTACAAACCGGTGAGAAAGCTCTCATCTGGATCAAGCTCATCGCCCACGGCCGTGCCGGCCACGGATCGCAGATCAATACCGAGAACGCCATCACCCGGCTGGCCGCCGCCGTCGCCCGCATCGGCAGCCAGGAGTGGCCGGTCAAGCTCACCAAGACCACGCGTCAGCTGCTCGACGCCGTCGCCGAGATTCTCGGGCAAGATCCGAAGCAGGTCTCGGCCGAAGAACTCGCGATCGCTACCGGAACGGCTTCGCGCTTCATCTCGGCGACACTGCGCACAGTCACCAACCCCACCCTGCTGAGCGGCGGATACAAGGTGAATGTCATCCCTGACCGGGCAGAAGCCATGATCGACGTGCGGGTTCTGCCCGGCGACGAGGTCGAGGTGATGGCCCGCATTCGCGAACTCGCGGGCGACGACATCGAGATCGAGATCATGCACGAAGACGTCGGTCTCGAGACCGATTTCGAGGGCCCGCTGGTCGACCAGATGATCTCGAGTCTGCACCGGCTCGACCCGGGCGCCGAGGTTCTGCCCTACCTGTTATCGGCCGGCACCGACAACAAAGCCCTCAGTCTGCTGGGCATCAAGGGCTACGGATTCGCGCCGCTGCAGCTGCCCGCCGAGCTCGACTTTCCGGCGCTCTTCCACGGTGTTGACGAGAGGGTACCGCTCGACGCATTAGTCTTTGGCACAGATGTCTTGACCGATCTGCTGCTTCGCTACTGA
- a CDS encoding undecaprenyl-diphosphate phosphatase: MEFFQAIILGLVQGLTEFLPISSSAHIKIVGELIGTGGDPGAAFTAIIQLGTEAAVLVFFWRDVVRIVSKWARSLVGRVPRNDPDARMGWLIIIGSIPIIILGLIFQNQIETVFRSLWIVVFTLIVFGILLGVADHVGAKKRRLKDLTYPHGIIYGFAQALALIPGVSRSGGTITAGLFMGYERKAAARYSFLLAMPAVFGSGFFQLYKSIKDPCDAAAAAATQCTPEIFNGVDTLAATIVSFIVGLVVIAFFMNYISRRSFTPFVIYRLALGVVLAILLATNTIAA; encoded by the coding sequence ATGGAGTTTTTTCAAGCGATCATCTTGGGCCTCGTTCAGGGCCTGACCGAGTTCCTACCGATCTCGTCGAGCGCGCACATCAAGATCGTGGGCGAGCTGATCGGCACCGGCGGTGACCCGGGCGCGGCCTTCACCGCGATCATCCAGCTCGGCACCGAAGCGGCCGTGCTGGTGTTCTTCTGGCGCGATGTCGTGCGCATCGTCTCGAAGTGGGCCCGGTCGCTCGTGGGGCGCGTGCCGCGCAACGACCCGGATGCCCGTATGGGCTGGCTCATCATCATCGGCAGCATTCCGATCATCATTCTCGGGCTCATCTTTCAAAATCAGATCGAGACCGTGTTCCGGTCGCTCTGGATCGTCGTGTTCACCCTGATCGTGTTCGGCATCTTGCTCGGTGTCGCCGACCACGTCGGTGCCAAGAAGCGTCGCCTCAAAGACCTCACGTACCCGCACGGCATCATCTACGGCTTCGCGCAGGCTCTCGCGCTCATTCCCGGCGTCTCCCGTTCGGGCGGAACGATCACGGCCGGGCTCTTCATGGGCTACGAACGTAAGGCCGCAGCGCGGTATTCGTTCTTGCTCGCCATGCCCGCCGTGTTCGGCAGCGGGTTCTTTCAGCTCTACAAGTCGATCAAAGACCCGTGTGACGCCGCGGCCGCAGCAGCAACGCAGTGCACGCCCGAGATCTTCAACGGGGTCGACACGCTGGCCGCGACCATCGTCTCGTTCATCGTCGGACTCGTCGTGATCGCGTTCTTCATGAACTACATCTCGCGCCGCAGCTTCACGCCGTTCGTGATCTACCGCCTCGCCCTGGGCGTGGTGCTGGCCATTCTGCTGGCCACGAACACCATCGCGGCCTGA
- the mshC gene encoding cysteine--1-D-myo-inosityl 2-amino-2-deoxy-alpha-D-glucopyranoside ligase has protein sequence MHSWRSPDVPTLPGEGPVPRLFNQATGLVEPTSVGADDRAGLYVCGITPYDATHLGHASTYLAFDTLNRLWLDGGYTLNYAQNVTDIDDPLLERAAATGVDWRDLAASQTDLFRGDMEALRVIPPQNYIAVTEVIDEIAAAAAELLELGFAYRVPTPDALQPGDEDVYFDSGAADRATSWYLGFESRYDRALMLDLFAQRGGDPDRPGKRDPLDPLLWRVARAGEPQWAAPIGAGRPGWHLECTVIALQHLGTDFAVQGGGSDLIFPHHEFSAAHATALTGKPFAGIHAHTGMVAYEGEKMSKSLGNLVLVSRLTAAGVDARLIRLALLAHHYRSDWEYTDDDLSRASARLAAWSALPVADVDSGAPEAARVAADADSSALLERLRARLADDLDTPGALDELDAWFATADTVPPLVLEALDALLGIRLAT, from the coding sequence GTGCATTCTTGGCGTTCACCCGACGTTCCCACGCTGCCGGGCGAAGGCCCCGTGCCGCGCCTGTTCAACCAAGCGACCGGCCTCGTCGAACCGACGTCCGTCGGCGCCGACGATCGGGCCGGCCTCTACGTGTGCGGCATCACTCCGTACGACGCGACGCACCTCGGGCACGCCTCGACGTACCTCGCCTTCGACACGCTCAACCGGCTCTGGCTCGACGGCGGTTACACGCTGAACTACGCGCAGAACGTGACCGACATCGACGACCCGCTGCTCGAGCGGGCAGCCGCGACCGGCGTCGACTGGCGTGATCTCGCCGCCTCGCAGACCGATCTGTTCCGCGGCGACATGGAGGCCCTGCGCGTCATTCCGCCGCAGAACTACATCGCCGTGACCGAGGTCATCGACGAGATCGCCGCCGCGGCAGCCGAGCTGCTAGAGCTCGGTTTTGCCTACCGCGTGCCGACACCGGATGCCCTGCAGCCCGGTGACGAAGACGTGTACTTCGACTCGGGCGCCGCCGACCGCGCCACCAGCTGGTACCTCGGCTTCGAGAGCCGCTACGACCGCGCGCTCATGCTCGACCTGTTCGCTCAGCGCGGGGGAGACCCCGACCGGCCCGGTAAGCGCGATCCGCTCGACCCCCTGCTCTGGCGCGTGGCCCGAGCCGGCGAGCCGCAGTGGGCGGCCCCGATCGGCGCCGGGCGGCCCGGCTGGCACCTCGAGTGCACCGTGATCGCGCTGCAGCACCTGGGTACCGACTTCGCCGTGCAGGGCGGCGGCAGCGACCTCATCTTTCCGCATCACGAGTTCAGCGCGGCCCATGCGACGGCGCTCACGGGCAAGCCGTTCGCGGGCATCCACGCGCACACCGGAATGGTCGCCTACGAGGGCGAGAAGATGAGCAAGTCGCTCGGCAACCTCGTGCTCGTGTCGCGCCTGACGGCGGCCGGGGTGGATGCCCGGCTCATCCGGCTCGCCCTGCTGGCCCACCACTACCGCAGCGACTGGGAGTACACCGACGACGACCTGAGCCGGGCATCCGCTCGCCTGGCGGCCTGGAGTGCTCTGCCCGTGGCCGACGTCGACAGTGGCGCCCCCGAGGCGGCCCGAGTCGCCGCAGATGCCGACTCCTCAGCGCTGCTCGAGCGTCTGCGCGCTCGCCTCGCCGACGACCTCGATACCCCCGGTGCTCTCGACGAACTCGACGCCTGGTTCGCGACCGCCGACACCGTGCCGCCCCTCGTTCTCGAAGCGCTCGACGCCCTGCTGGGCATCCGTCTCGCCACCTGA
- a CDS encoding PAC2 family protein, giving the protein MVVAFEGWNDAGEAATGAVRMVKDELDLATIADIDSEDYFDYQFNRPTNEFDDDGQRILVWPTATIFGPASGALGAESDAAVEASDETPDESPLPAQAGNIFLLIGTEPSRGWKRFTSEVLNVAVDAGVSGIVFLGAMLADVPHTRPISVYSTSENAAVRSELDLERSTYEGPVGILSVLADAAEQANIPTLTMWASVPHYVHNAPSPKATLALIQKLESLIGIDIPRGELVEEAEAWETGINSLAGEDEEMASYIQQLEQARDTVDSPEASGEAIAQEFERYLRKRGDGPASGGGTAGSGGSEPWRPRD; this is encoded by the coding sequence ATGGTCGTCGCGTTCGAGGGCTGGAACGACGCGGGAGAAGCCGCGACGGGTGCCGTTCGCATGGTGAAAGACGAGCTCGACCTGGCGACCATCGCCGACATCGACTCCGAGGACTACTTCGACTATCAGTTCAATCGCCCGACGAACGAATTCGACGACGACGGGCAGCGCATCCTCGTCTGGCCGACGGCCACGATCTTCGGCCCGGCGAGCGGGGCGCTCGGTGCCGAATCCGACGCTGCCGTCGAGGCATCCGACGAGACACCCGACGAGTCGCCGTTGCCCGCGCAGGCCGGCAACATCTTCTTGCTCATCGGTACCGAGCCGTCGCGCGGCTGGAAACGATTCACCAGCGAGGTGCTGAACGTCGCGGTCGACGCCGGCGTCTCGGGCATCGTCTTTCTCGGCGCCATGCTGGCCGACGTACCGCACACCCGCCCCATCAGCGTCTACTCGACGAGCGAGAACGCCGCCGTGCGCTCCGAGCTCGACCTCGAACGCAGCACCTACGAAGGCCCCGTGGGCATACTCAGCGTGCTGGCCGATGCGGCCGAGCAGGCGAACATCCCGACGCTCACCATGTGGGCCTCCGTTCCCCACTACGTGCACAACGCGCCCTCTCCGAAGGCGACGCTCGCGCTCATCCAGAAGCTCGAGAGCCTGATCGGCATCGACATTCCGCGCGGTGAGCTCGTCGAGGAGGCCGAGGCCTGGGAGACCGGCATCAACTCCCTCGCGGGTGAAGACGAAGAGATGGCGTCGTACATCCAGCAGCTCGAGCAGGCCCGCGACACCGTCGATTCGCCCGAGGCGAGCGGCGAGGCCATCGCGCAGGAGTTCGAGCGCTACCTGCGCAAGCGCGGCGACGGCCCCGCTTCGGGCGGCGGCACCGCGGGCTCGGGTGGCTCAGAGCCCTGGCGCCCGCGCGACTGA
- a CDS encoding HAD family hydrolase: protein MTELYPAAVLWDLDGTLVDTEPYWMNAQTALIESYGGSWSHEEAMDLVGSGLWRTAQTMQRHGVTLSEDDIVSLLSEQVMQQISVSVPWRPGAKELLLAIRQSGIPTALVTMSIGRMAAHVVSFIPFDAFDVVVSGDRVTNAKPHPEAYLLAAAELGVDAADCIALEDSIAGVASAAAAGVLTVGVPHLLSLDESPADVLWPTLAGRGVDDLAQLATARATRRAGAAS, encoded by the coding sequence GTGACCGAACTGTACCCCGCCGCCGTTCTCTGGGATCTCGATGGCACGCTCGTCGACACCGAGCCCTACTGGATGAACGCCCAGACCGCCCTCATCGAATCGTACGGCGGAAGCTGGTCGCATGAAGAGGCGATGGATCTGGTCGGATCCGGCCTCTGGCGCACCGCCCAGACCATGCAACGCCATGGTGTCACGCTCAGCGAAGACGACATCGTCTCCCTGCTGAGCGAGCAGGTGATGCAGCAGATCAGCGTGAGTGTGCCCTGGCGACCCGGCGCGAAAGAGCTTCTGCTGGCTATTCGGCAGTCGGGCATCCCGACCGCACTCGTAACGATGTCGATCGGCCGCATGGCCGCGCACGTGGTGTCGTTCATTCCGTTCGACGCCTTCGATGTCGTGGTGTCGGGTGACCGTGTCACGAACGCGAAGCCGCACCCCGAGGCGTACCTGCTGGCCGCGGCAGAACTCGGGGTCGACGCCGCCGACTGCATCGCCCTCGAAGACTCGATCGCCGGTGTCGCCTCGGCGGCCGCCGCCGGAGTGCTCACCGTCGGAGTGCCGCACTTGCTCTCGCTCGACGAGAGCCCGGCCGACGTGCTGTGGCCGACACTAGCGGGCCGCGGGGTCGACGACCTCGCGCAGCTGGCGACCGCGCGAGCCACACGCCGAGCAGGAGCCGCCTCATGA
- a CDS encoding tRNA (adenine-N1)-methyltransferase: MNSTFSGPFRAGDRVQLTGPKGKLNSISLEPGSTFHTHHGFIAHDDLIGQPDGTVVANSVGVEYLALRPLLTDFVMAMPRGAAIIYPKDAAQILAQADVFPGATVVEAGVGSGALSLWLLRALGADGRLSSFERRDEFAVIARENVAAFLGYDPGNWNVTVGDLAEALPNIHPDSSVDRVILDMLAPWECIEAVADALKPGGVVLCYVATVTQLSRVTETIRSTGLFTNPDPSETMVRTWHVEGLAVRPDHRMIGHTGFLVTARRLAPGAVLPELKRRASKSEYSDDDVEAWTPGALGERGISPKSLRKRVRQAGASAAVARERERETNELSETDLLE, translated from the coding sequence ATGAACAGCACCTTCAGCGGGCCGTTCCGCGCCGGCGACCGGGTTCAGCTCACCGGGCCGAAAGGCAAGCTCAACAGCATCAGCCTCGAGCCCGGCAGCACCTTTCACACCCACCACGGCTTCATCGCGCACGACGACCTGATCGGGCAGCCCGACGGCACCGTCGTCGCGAACTCCGTCGGCGTCGAATACCTCGCACTGCGACCGCTGCTCACCGACTTCGTCATGGCCATGCCGCGTGGCGCGGCCATCATCTATCCCAAAGACGCGGCGCAGATTCTGGCGCAGGCCGACGTCTTTCCCGGCGCAACGGTCGTCGAGGCCGGCGTCGGCTCCGGCGCTCTCTCGCTCTGGCTGCTGCGCGCGCTGGGGGCGGATGGCCGGCTCTCGTCATTCGAACGGCGCGACGAATTCGCCGTGATCGCCCGAGAGAACGTGGCGGCCTTCCTGGGCTACGACCCGGGCAATTGGAACGTCACGGTCGGCGATCTGGCCGAGGCTCTGCCGAACATCCACCCCGACTCGAGCGTGGATCGTGTGATTCTTGACATGCTCGCGCCCTGGGAGTGCATCGAGGCGGTCGCCGACGCGCTCAAGCCCGGCGGAGTAGTGCTCTGCTACGTGGCGACGGTCACGCAGCTCTCTCGCGTCACCGAAACGATTCGCAGCACTGGCCTGTTCACCAACCCCGACCCGAGCGAGACCATGGTTCGCACCTGGCATGTCGAGGGTCTCGCGGTGCGGCCGGACCACCGGATGATCGGGCACACCGGCTTTCTCGTCACCGCGCGTCGACTCGCCCCCGGTGCCGTTCTGCCCGAGTTGAAGCGTCGCGCCTCGAAGTCGGAATACTCCGACGACGACGTCGAGGCCTGGACCCCGGGAGCCCTGGGCGAACGCGGAATCAGCCCCAAGAGTCTGCGCAAACGGGTTCGGCAAGCGGGAGCGAGCGCCGCCGTCGCACGCGAACGCGAACGGGAGACGAACGAGCTCTCAGAAACCGATCTATTAGAATAG
- a CDS encoding FKBP-type peptidyl-prolyl cis-trans isomerase, with the protein MRKSVALIVAAGLLVTLAGCSSSSDAASGCTTEASSGAASNQISATTNPQDPAGTFGKAPTLTVGTPLDTPTTQSTTLIKGTGPTLPTGGVVSLDFVLVDSTTGATISKTPFDGSSYLISAVSSVGLPGLEKALACAREGSRLAIAIAPADGLGASTTSTVAATDTLAMIVDVRAAIPARADGAVQVAQAGFPSVALGPDGRPGITIPSGSTPTEAKTAVLKKGDGATVAAGDGVWVQYTAVSYTTKQVTASTWKDGAPVQVTASTTASTTGVTVPDLIGQTVGSQYISIVPPASGSTDATAWVVDVLGITPVVQQSQ; encoded by the coding sequence GTGCGTAAGTCCGTCGCGCTCATCGTGGCCGCAGGCCTGCTCGTCACCCTGGCCGGGTGCAGTTCGTCGTCTGACGCCGCCTCCGGGTGCACGACCGAAGCGAGCAGCGGCGCTGCCTCGAACCAGATCTCGGCGACGACGAACCCGCAAGACCCGGCCGGAACGTTCGGCAAGGCGCCGACCCTCACGGTCGGTACTCCGCTCGACACCCCGACGACGCAGTCCACGACGCTCATCAAGGGAACGGGCCCGACGCTGCCGACCGGCGGAGTGGTGAGCCTCGACTTCGTGCTCGTCGACTCGACAACGGGCGCCACTATTTCGAAGACGCCGTTCGACGGCAGCTCCTATCTCATCTCGGCCGTCTCGTCTGTCGGTCTGCCGGGTCTCGAGAAGGCGCTCGCCTGCGCCAGAGAAGGTTCGCGTCTGGCCATTGCGATTGCGCCTGCTGACGGCCTCGGCGCCAGCACGACCTCCACCGTCGCCGCGACCGACACCCTCGCGATGATCGTCGACGTGCGAGCCGCCATCCCTGCTCGCGCCGACGGCGCCGTTCAGGTTGCGCAGGCCGGCTTCCCGAGCGTGGCCCTCGGCCCCGACGGCCGCCCCGGCATCACCATCCCCTCCGGAAGCACACCGACCGAGGCCAAGACGGCCGTGCTGAAGAAGGGCGACGGGGCCACCGTCGCCGCCGGAGACGGTGTGTGGGTGCAGTACACGGCCGTTTCGTACACCACGAAGCAGGTCACGGCCTCGACGTGGAAAGACGGCGCGCCCGTACAGGTCACCGCCTCGACGACAGCGTCGACAACCGGCGTCACGGTGCCCGACCTCATCGGCCAGACCGTCGGTTCGCAGTACATCTCCATCGTGCCTCCCGCCAGCGGCAGCACTGACGCCACCGCGTGGGTCGTCGACGTACTGGGCATCACCCCGGTCGTGCAGCAGAGCCAGTAG
- a CDS encoding helix-turn-helix transcriptional regulator: MASDNPGAAPVPVEERLFSLVLALLASEAGLTKNDILSTVQGYRQKFAFAGDNASLERQFERDKDDIRELGVPLETIEPLDEPGSNHNLRYRIPKGAYDLPADISFSSDEIALLNLAAMAWREGSLSRESRHALLKLQSLGIDSIEPVLGYAPRIRTREAAFDPLTDALSRRVLVRFSYLKPGDLVPRERTVAPLSVVQHEGRWHVQGIDQNVHEPRTFLLSRIVGPVTRTRTSFVSDDTHSAETALAQLDEIWQRNRAVVRVRPNSDAETRLLKKRGSSRDEGAAQSDEITLHFTDLHLLADELAGFGPEVFVVAPGDLRDAVRRRLELTVATHQPEGVEHAEKTF, translated from the coding sequence GTGGCTAGCGACAACCCTGGGGCAGCGCCCGTTCCCGTCGAAGAACGGTTGTTCAGTCTTGTGCTCGCGCTGCTCGCGAGCGAGGCGGGGCTGACGAAGAACGACATTCTGTCCACCGTGCAGGGCTATCGTCAGAAGTTCGCCTTCGCCGGTGACAACGCGAGCCTCGAGCGGCAGTTCGAGCGCGACAAAGACGACATCCGCGAACTCGGCGTACCCCTCGAGACCATCGAGCCGCTCGACGAGCCGGGCAGCAACCACAACCTGCGCTATCGCATTCCGAAAGGCGCATACGACCTGCCGGCCGATATCTCGTTCTCGTCCGACGAGATCGCGCTACTGAACCTCGCCGCGATGGCCTGGCGCGAGGGATCGCTCTCCCGCGAATCCCGGCACGCCCTGCTCAAGCTGCAATCGTTGGGCATCGACTCCATCGAGCCTGTGCTCGGTTACGCCCCTCGCATCCGCACCCGCGAAGCGGCCTTCGACCCGCTGACGGATGCCCTGAGCCGCCGTGTGCTCGTACGCTTCTCGTACCTCAAACCGGGCGATCTGGTTCCCCGTGAACGCACCGTCGCGCCGCTGTCTGTCGTGCAGCACGAGGGCCGCTGGCACGTGCAGGGAATCGACCAGAACGTGCACGAACCCCGCACCTTTCTGCTCTCCCGAATCGTGGGGCCGGTCACCCGAACCCGCACGAGCTTCGTCAGCGACGACACCCACTCCGCCGAGACGGCACTCGCCCAGCTCGACGAGATCTGGCAGCGCAACCGTGCCGTGGTGCGGGTGCGCCCGAACTCCGATGCCGAGACACGGCTGCTGAAGAAGCGCGGCAGCTCGCGCGACGAGGGCGCCGCCCAATCCGACGAGATCACCCTGCACTTCACCGACCTGCACTTGCTTGCCGACGAACTGGCCGGATTCGGCCCAGAGGTCTTTGTGGTCGCGCCCGGTGACCTTCGTGACGCCGTTCGGCGGCGACTCGAGCTGACCGTCGCGACGCACCAGCCCGAAGGAGTGGAGCATGCCGAAAAGACCTTCTGA
- a CDS encoding helix-turn-helix transcriptional regulator translates to MPKRPSERASTPAARTSFVHAQDKLAFLLSLVPYLLDRERVTVSEAAAHFDVSEEQVREAVRLIAVSGVPGDTAHYQHSDLFDIAWDAFEENDEIQITHRVALDDSPRFSAREAAALIAGLQYLQALPETLDSSVLTSLMAKLSRGASEAPSQVAVARSEASDSLLTIRSAVAAGRQIEFDYVSSRGDREHRIVDPLRIDSNNEDWYLRGWCHTRQGIRTFRLDRMAELTQTDAPNTYSPGDLPLPDSLFDGSGETQGVVLEVLPAAVGLLGEYLGEGEPQLASGALTRVTVRVAHIHGLKRLVASLPGVVRVVEPADARQAVHDWAASALAAYDDDDDDASSLAE, encoded by the coding sequence ATGCCGAAAAGACCTTCTGAACGGGCATCCACCCCGGCCGCCCGCACCTCGTTCGTGCACGCCCAAGACAAGCTCGCCTTTCTGCTGTCGCTGGTGCCGTATCTGCTCGACCGCGAGCGGGTCACGGTGAGCGAAGCTGCAGCGCACTTCGACGTGAGCGAGGAGCAGGTGCGCGAAGCGGTGCGGCTCATTGCCGTTTCAGGTGTTCCGGGTGACACGGCCCATTACCAGCACAGCGACCTTTTCGACATCGCCTGGGATGCGTTCGAAGAGAACGACGAGATTCAGATCACCCACCGCGTGGCGCTCGACGACTCGCCACGGTTCTCGGCGCGCGAGGCCGCCGCCCTCATTGCGGGACTGCAATACCTGCAGGCGCTGCCAGAGACTCTCGACAGCTCGGTGCTCACGTCGTTGATGGCGAAGTTGTCGCGCGGAGCATCCGAGGCCCCCAGCCAAGTCGCCGTTGCCCGCTCGGAGGCGAGCGACAGTCTGCTGACCATCCGCTCGGCCGTTGCGGCGGGCCGGCAGATCGAATTCGACTATGTGAGTTCCAGAGGCGACCGCGAGCACCGTATCGTCGACCCGCTGCGCATCGATTCGAACAACGAGGACTGGTATCTGAGGGGCTGGTGTCACACCCGGCAGGGCATTCGCACCTTTCGGCTCGACCGCATGGCCGAACTCACCCAGACGGATGCCCCGAACACCTACAGCCCCGGCGACCTGCCGTTGCCCGACAGCCTCTTCGACGGCTCGGGCGAGACGCAGGGGGTCGTGCTCGAGGTGCTGCCTGCAGCAGTCGGGCTGCTGGGGGAGTACCTCGGCGAGGGTGAACCGCAGCTCGCCTCCGGCGCGCTCACCCGCGTCACGGTGCGGGTCGCGCACATCCACGGTCTCAAGCGACTCGTCGCAAGCCTGCCCGGCGTCGTGCGCGTCGTCGAACCAGCGGATGCCCGGCAGGCCGTTCACGACTGGGCAGCCTCGGCGCTGGCGGCCTACGACGACGACGACGACGATGCAAGTAGTCTTGCCGAATGA
- the tatA gene encoding Sec-independent protein translocase subunit TatA: MLGNLQGWHLIVILAIVLLLFGAPKLPGLARSVGQSMRIFKSEVKTMKTDDPKADAENASTIADPAPLAAPTTVQATPAATVTAPAPQTATVLNGVPVDTTQPKA; this comes from the coding sequence ATGCTCGGTAACCTTCAGGGATGGCACCTGATTGTCATTCTCGCAATCGTGCTGCTTCTTTTCGGCGCTCCCAAGCTTCCCGGCCTCGCTCGTAGCGTCGGCCAGTCGATGCGCATCTTCAAGAGCGAAGTCAAGACCATGAAGACCGACGACCCGAAGGCCGACGCCGAGAACGCGTCGACCATCGCCGACCCGGCACCGCTGGCCGCTCCCACGACCGTTCAGGCAACGCCAGCAGCGACCGTTACGGCTCCAGCACCCCAGACCGCCACCGTGCTCAACGGCGTTCCGGTCGACACCACTCAGCCCAAGGCCTAA
- the tatC gene encoding twin-arginine translocase subunit TatC, whose amino-acid sequence MAIEPKTRPPKKSAKSRDGRMSLGEHLVEFRKRIFRAILGIAIGSVVGWLLSDQILVALSSPVSAIVDSQGRVASLNFTDISEAFDLRLQIAITVGVVISSPIWLYQIWAFLVPGLTKREKQYGVGFVLTSIPLFLLGCAAGWYVLPHMVSLLTGFAPADTTAIISAQTYYSFVLKLVIAIGIAFVMPVLLVLLNFAGIISGKAILRSWRIAILVIILFTAIATPAADVFSMFLLAIPMIVLFYSAALIANVHDRRKAKKQEKFDSELVVP is encoded by the coding sequence GTGGCAATAGAGCCGAAGACTCGGCCTCCGAAGAAGAGCGCCAAGAGCCGTGACGGCCGCATGTCGCTCGGCGAACATCTGGTCGAGTTTCGTAAACGTATATTCCGGGCGATTCTGGGCATCGCCATCGGGTCGGTGGTCGGCTGGCTGCTCTCCGATCAGATTCTCGTAGCCCTCAGTTCACCCGTGAGCGCCATCGTCGACTCGCAGGGTCGGGTCGCGTCGCTGAACTTCACCGACATCTCCGAAGCGTTCGACTTGCGTCTGCAGATCGCCATCACCGTGGGTGTCGTCATCTCGTCTCCCATCTGGCTGTACCAGATCTGGGCATTCCTGGTTCCCGGGCTGACGAAGAGAGAGAAGCAGTACGGCGTCGGATTCGTACTGACGAGCATCCCGCTGTTTCTGCTGGGCTGCGCCGCGGGCTGGTACGTGCTGCCGCACATGGTGTCGCTGCTCACCGGTTTCGCGCCGGCCGATACCACCGCGATAATCAGCGCACAGACGTACTACTCGTTTGTGCTCAAGCTCGTGATAGCCATCGGCATCGCCTTCGTGATGCCCGTTCTGCTCGTGCTCCTGAACTTCGCGGGCATCATCAGTGGCAAGGCCATCTTGCGGTCGTGGCGCATCGCGATTCTCGTGATCATCTTGTTCACGGCCATCGCCACTCCCGCCGCCGATGTCTTCTCGATGTTCTTGCTGGCGATTCCGATGATCGTGCTGTTCTACTCCGCCGCACTGATCGCCAACGTGCACGATCGCCGCAAAGCCAAGAAACAGGAGAAGTTCGACTCCGAACTGGTCGTTCCGTAA